The Christiangramia flava JLT2011 genome has a segment encoding these proteins:
- the xerD gene encoding site-specific tyrosine recombinase XerD has product MNWEHALRDYQHYLRLERGLSDNSITNYSLDVRKLMRFLNVNNISISPEKIDHQTLQQFVYEASKSLNARSQSRLISGLKSFFNYLLFEDYRVDNPMELMESPKIGRKLPDTLSLSEIDKIIEAIDLSAPEGERNRAIIETLYGCGLRVSELINLKLSDLFFKEGFIKVTGKGEKDRFVPISNYTQKFINIYKDQIRNHLEIKPEATDTLFLNRRGNQLTRAMIFTLVRKFTELAGIHKKVSPHTFRHSFATHLLENGADLRAIQQMLGHESITTTEVYVHVDRSHLRKVMEDFHPRK; this is encoded by the coding sequence ATGAATTGGGAGCATGCGCTTAGGGATTATCAGCATTATCTTCGGCTGGAACGCGGACTTTCAGATAATTCCATCACCAATTACAGCCTGGATGTTCGAAAATTGATGCGCTTCCTGAATGTTAACAACATCAGCATTTCACCGGAAAAAATTGACCATCAAACGCTGCAGCAATTCGTTTATGAAGCTTCCAAATCTCTCAACGCCCGTTCACAGTCCCGACTTATTTCCGGTTTAAAGAGTTTTTTCAATTACCTGTTATTTGAAGATTATCGCGTGGATAATCCCATGGAATTAATGGAAAGCCCGAAGATCGGCCGAAAATTGCCCGATACCTTATCGCTTTCAGAAATCGATAAGATCATTGAAGCGATCGATCTCAGTGCTCCGGAAGGTGAACGAAATCGCGCAATTATCGAAACACTCTATGGTTGTGGTCTTCGCGTTTCCGAATTGATCAACCTGAAACTGTCCGACTTGTTCTTTAAGGAAGGATTTATCAAGGTGACCGGGAAGGGTGAAAAGGACCGTTTCGTGCCTATTTCCAACTATACCCAGAAATTCATCAATATCTATAAAGACCAGATTCGAAACCATCTCGAGATCAAACCGGAAGCCACCGATACGCTTTTCCTGAATCGACGCGGCAATCAGCTTACGCGGGCCATGATCTTTACCTTGGTTCGGAAATTTACGGAACTGGCCGGAATTCATAAAAAAGTGAGTCCGCATACTTTTCGTCATTCATTTGCCACTCATCTGCTGGAAAATGGTGCCGATTTACGGGCCATCCAACAAATGCTTGGCCACGAAAGCATTACCACCACTGAAGTATATGTGCATGTAGACCGTTCCCATCTTCGGAAGGTTATGGAAGATTTCCATCCCAGGAAATGA
- a CDS encoding aldo/keto reductase — translation MKKLKFTNGDQMDAIGLGTWKSEKGAVTKAVKIALENGYRHIDCASTYGNEAEVGEAFKEVFEGNTVKRDDVWVTSKLWNNAHKKEDVIPALKNTLNDLNLEYLDLYLMHWPVAIKPEVGFPEKAEDFLSLDEVPLIETWNEMVKAKEQGLVKHIGVSNFSIPKLKGLMEETDHTPEMNQVELHPYLQQNELLEFCSRNQINVTAYSPLGSGDRPDRMKAADEPSLLENPVIQRIAKKHGANEGQILIKWSEQRGTGVIPKSTNKERIIGNLASAGFQLDEDDLKEIAELDEHFRYVTGKFFEMEGNSYENIYDD, via the coding sequence ATGAAAAAACTAAAATTCACGAATGGCGACCAGATGGACGCTATTGGACTTGGAACATGGAAATCTGAAAAAGGCGCAGTGACCAAAGCCGTAAAAATTGCCCTGGAAAACGGGTATCGGCATATAGACTGCGCATCTACCTACGGAAATGAAGCCGAAGTTGGTGAAGCCTTCAAAGAAGTGTTTGAAGGGAACACGGTGAAAAGGGATGATGTGTGGGTAACTTCTAAACTTTGGAACAATGCTCACAAAAAGGAAGATGTCATTCCAGCACTGAAGAACACCCTAAATGATCTAAACCTGGAGTACCTGGATCTCTACCTAATGCACTGGCCAGTGGCTATTAAACCGGAAGTAGGCTTTCCTGAAAAAGCGGAAGATTTTCTTTCTCTGGATGAAGTCCCGCTGATCGAAACCTGGAATGAAATGGTTAAAGCTAAGGAACAGGGACTTGTAAAACATATTGGAGTTTCCAATTTCAGCATTCCTAAATTAAAAGGATTGATGGAGGAAACTGATCATACTCCAGAGATGAACCAGGTGGAACTGCATCCTTATCTTCAGCAAAACGAATTGTTGGAATTTTGCAGCAGGAACCAGATCAATGTGACCGCTTATTCTCCGTTGGGCAGTGGCGACCGGCCAGACCGCATGAAAGCGGCTGATGAACCATCTCTTTTAGAAAATCCGGTGATTCAGCGTATCGCCAAAAAACATGGTGCTAACGAAGGCCAGATTTTGATCAAGTGGAGCGAACAACGAGGGACGGGAGTCATTCCGAAGTCGACCAATAAAGAACGTATCATTGGCAATCTTGCCAGCGCTGGTTTCCAGTTAGATGAAGACGATCTGAAAGAGATTGCGGAGCTTGATGAACATTTCCGATATGTAACCGGAAAATTCTTCGAGATGGAAGGAAATTCTTATGAGAATATTTACGATGATTAA
- the msrB gene encoding peptide-methionine (R)-S-oxide reductase MsrB, producing MKKYNIEKSEEEWKKVLTPEEYRILREKGTEAPHTGRFNLHFEDGTYKCAACGEKLFESDSKFESGCGWPSFDEAIEGKIEYVQDRTFGMIRTEILCSNCGSHLGHVFDDGPTETGQRYCVNSASINFEK from the coding sequence AAAAATACAATATCGAAAAATCGGAAGAGGAATGGAAAAAAGTTCTGACTCCGGAAGAATACCGCATTCTTCGTGAAAAAGGAACCGAAGCTCCTCACACAGGCCGTTTCAATCTGCATTTTGAGGATGGAACTTATAAATGTGCTGCCTGCGGTGAAAAACTTTTTGAAAGTGATTCCAAATTTGAAAGCGGCTGCGGATGGCCCAGTTTTGACGAGGCAATAGAAGGAAAAATAGAATATGTTCAGGATCGAACTTTTGGGATGATTCGTACTGAAATCCTTTGTTCTAACTGCGGAAGTCATCTTGGCCACGTTTTTGATGATGGACCTACAGAGACTGGTCAGCGTTACTGTGTGAACTCTGCCAGCATCAATTTTGAAAAATAA
- a CDS encoding collagen-like protein — MKKLLFLFTIIGLTLTSCSNEGPVGPQGPPGMDGEDGLNGYLGTTFDVNVDLNNSTGYEALINFNDAGVEVYESDAVLVYHKVGEDGTTDDGQPVEIFEQLPQTYYVDGGEFQYNFDYTFYDVRLFIISNIDAATISADYTDNQDFRIIVVPADYLENSGVDVSDYNAVQSLIDMEDHDIINVSPLQ; from the coding sequence ATGAAAAAACTTCTATTTCTTTTTACGATAATCGGCCTAACGCTTACTTCTTGTTCCAATGAAGGTCCTGTTGGACCTCAGGGACCTCCGGGTATGGATGGTGAAGACGGGCTAAATGGTTACCTGGGAACTACTTTTGATGTAAATGTAGACCTGAACAATAGCACAGGCTATGAAGCCCTGATCAATTTCAATGATGCAGGCGTAGAAGTGTACGAATCAGATGCTGTACTGGTTTACCATAAAGTGGGTGAAGACGGTACGACAGATGATGGGCAACCTGTTGAAATTTTCGAACAGCTACCTCAAACTTATTATGTAGATGGCGGAGAGTTTCAGTATAATTTTGACTATACTTTTTATGATGTTCGTTTGTTCATCATCTCCAACATCGATGCGGCCACCATTTCTGCTGATTATACCGATAACCAGGATTTCAGGATTATTGTGGTTCCTGCAGATTACCTGGAGAATTCCGGTGTTGATGTAAGTGATTATAATGCCGTTCAAAGTTTGATCGATATGGAAGATCACGATATCATCAATGTTTCCCCGCTTCAGTAA
- a CDS encoding porin family protein: MMKKTILLFAVLLVGFGAKMSAQEYWNFGVKGGVNFTNMTSDGFEENNSRTGFHLGVLAEIPVSDRFSVQPEVLYSTQGTEATRVVAGDRYTGEYQLDYVQVPVLAKIYLIDGLALEVGPSFNFLANEKYDFDSSALDAEFDSDMASSFEFGGAAGVSYKFNNGFFLDGRYTQGFSNVYDSNDFDGDAIKNNGFQLGVGFMF, encoded by the coding sequence ATGATGAAGAAGACAATTTTATTATTCGCAGTACTTTTAGTTGGATTCGGTGCCAAAATGAGCGCACAGGAATATTGGAATTTTGGAGTGAAAGGTGGAGTGAATTTCACCAATATGACTTCAGACGGATTTGAGGAAAACAATTCCAGAACAGGTTTTCACCTGGGAGTTTTAGCTGAAATTCCGGTAAGCGACCGTTTTTCGGTTCAGCCAGAGGTGCTATACTCTACCCAGGGAACTGAAGCTACCAGGGTTGTTGCGGGAGATAGGTATACTGGAGAATACCAGTTAGATTATGTTCAGGTGCCTGTTTTAGCCAAAATTTACCTAATAGATGGATTGGCTCTGGAAGTTGGACCATCATTTAACTTCCTGGCAAATGAAAAATACGATTTTGACAGTTCTGCTTTAGATGCTGAATTTGACTCAGACATGGCGAGTTCTTTTGAATTTGGTGGAGCAGCTGGGGTTTCTTACAAATTCAACAACGGATTCTTTTTGGATGGTAGATATACCCAGGGATTCTCAAATGTTTATGACAGTAATGATTTTGATGGAGATGCCATTAAAAACAATGGTTTCCAGCTAGGAGTTGGATTCATGTTTTAA
- a CDS encoding diphthine--ammonia ligase, with amino-acid sequence MKKAYFNWSSGKDSAMALWKLQQSQELQVELLLTTINKELAFVSMHEVPEKLLERQAESLNIPLRKIHLPTEYTAPVYAEILTKELLELRKNGFERAVFGDIFLEDLKKYREEQLKNVGIEAVFPLWKRDTATLMQEFLDSGFKAICVCVNLKYLDRSFCGKEIDQNFLNDLPENVDPCGENGEFHTFVFDGPIFRKAVAFKKGKSYTKTYPATAGKWDTEFAYFQLKA; translated from the coding sequence ATGAAAAAGGCCTATTTTAACTGGAGCTCCGGAAAAGATTCGGCCATGGCACTGTGGAAACTTCAGCAGTCTCAAGAATTGCAGGTCGAATTGCTGTTAACGACCATTAACAAGGAGCTCGCTTTTGTCAGCATGCACGAAGTCCCGGAAAAACTACTCGAGCGACAGGCTGAAAGTCTAAATATTCCCCTACGGAAAATACATCTGCCAACCGAATATACGGCTCCTGTTTATGCTGAAATCTTAACCAAAGAACTTTTGGAACTCCGAAAAAATGGCTTCGAACGAGCAGTTTTTGGCGATATCTTTCTGGAAGACCTGAAAAAGTATCGTGAAGAGCAACTTAAAAATGTTGGGATAGAGGCCGTTTTTCCGCTGTGGAAGCGGGATACAGCTACTTTGATGCAGGAATTCCTGGACAGCGGTTTTAAGGCGATCTGTGTTTGTGTGAATTTGAAATATTTGGACCGGTCATTCTGCGGAAAGGAAATTGACCAAAATTTCCTGAACGATCTACCGGAAAATGTTGATCCCTGTGGGGAAAATGGAGAATTTCATACGTTCGTGTTTGATGGTCCAATCTTCAGGAAAGCCGTAGCCTTCAAAAAAGGAAAGAGCTATACGAAAACCTATCCTGCAACAGCGGGAAAATGGGATACCGAATTTGCCTATTTTCAATTAAAAGCATAA
- the lpdA gene encoding dihydrolipoyl dehydrogenase, with protein MSKYDVLVLGSGPGGYVTAIRSSQLGFKTAVIEKENLGGVCLNWGCIPTKALLKSAEVFDYLKHAEDYGLKIEKADKDFGAVIKRSRNVADGMSKGVQFLMKKNKIDVINGFGKLKSGKKIEVTDKDDKKKTYEADHIIIATGARSRELPNLKQDGKTVIGYREAMSLEKQPKKMIVVGSGAIGVEFAHFYNSMGTEVTIVEFLPNLVPLEDEDVSKQFERSVKKAGIKVMTNSSVESVEKSGDKVKAKVKTKKGEETLEADIVLSAVGIKTNIENIGLEDLGIKTDKDKIVVNDFYETNVKGIYAIGDVVHGPALAHVASAEGIICVEKIKGMNVQPLDYGNIPGCTYATPEIASVGMTEKQAKEAGYDLKVGKFPFSASGKAKAAGKSDGFVKVIFDAKYGEWLGCHMIGAGVTDMIAEAVLGRKLETTGHEVLKAVHPHPTMSEAVMEAVAAAYDEVIHI; from the coding sequence ATGAGTAAATACGATGTGTTAGTTTTGGGTAGTGGTCCAGGTGGATATGTAACTGCCATCAGATCTTCACAACTTGGTTTCAAAACCGCAGTGATCGAAAAAGAGAATCTTGGTGGTGTTTGTCTTAACTGGGGATGTATCCCAACTAAAGCGCTTTTGAAGAGTGCGGAAGTTTTTGACTATTTGAAACATGCCGAAGACTACGGATTGAAAATTGAAAAAGCCGACAAAGATTTTGGAGCGGTTATAAAAAGAAGCCGGAATGTAGCAGATGGAATGAGCAAAGGTGTGCAGTTCCTGATGAAGAAGAACAAAATCGATGTGATCAACGGTTTCGGGAAACTGAAGTCTGGTAAAAAGATCGAGGTGACAGATAAAGATGATAAAAAGAAAACCTATGAGGCAGATCATATTATCATTGCAACTGGTGCAAGGTCACGTGAACTTCCAAACCTGAAGCAGGATGGAAAGACTGTGATTGGTTACCGCGAAGCCATGAGCCTAGAAAAACAACCGAAGAAAATGATCGTTGTTGGGTCCGGTGCTATCGGGGTGGAATTCGCTCATTTCTACAACTCAATGGGAACTGAAGTAACGATCGTGGAGTTCCTTCCAAACCTGGTTCCTCTCGAAGACGAAGATGTTTCCAAGCAATTCGAGAGAAGCGTGAAGAAAGCCGGAATCAAGGTGATGACCAATTCTTCCGTAGAAAGCGTGGAGAAATCTGGCGACAAGGTTAAAGCGAAAGTAAAAACCAAGAAAGGTGAAGAAACTTTGGAGGCTGATATCGTTCTTTCTGCCGTTGGAATCAAAACCAATATTGAAAATATAGGTCTGGAAGATCTTGGTATCAAAACCGATAAGGATAAGATCGTTGTAAACGACTTTTACGAGACAAATGTAAAAGGTATTTACGCGATCGGTGATGTGGTTCACGGTCCTGCCCTGGCCCATGTTGCATCTGCTGAAGGTATTATTTGTGTTGAAAAGATCAAAGGAATGAACGTCCAGCCGCTCGACTACGGAAATATTCCTGGTTGTACCTATGCCACTCCTGAAATCGCTTCAGTTGGAATGACTGAAAAGCAGGCTAAAGAAGCTGGATATGACCTGAAAGTTGGTAAATTCCCATTCTCTGCCTCTGGTAAAGCGAAAGCCGCAGGAAAATCTGATGGTTTCGTAAAAGTGATTTTTGATGCGAAATATGGAGAATGGTTAGGATGCCATATGATTGGTGCCGGCGTGACAGATATGATTGCGGAAGCTGTTCTTGGTAGAAAACTGGAAACTACCGGTCATGAAGTATTAAAAGCGGTTCATCCACATCCAACCATGAGTGAAGCTGTAATGGAAGCGGTAGCCGCTGCTTACGACGAAGTGATCCACATCTAG
- the aroQ gene encoding type II 3-dehydroquinate dehydratase, whose translation MKLLIINGPNLNLLGKREPGTYGNKDFDSFFTELQANFPQAELAYYQSNIEGELIGKIQKADDDFDGIILNAAAYTHTSVGIGDAIKAIQTPVIEVHISNTFSREDFRHKSFISPAAKGVIIGFGLQSYELAVHSFLKE comes from the coding sequence ATGAAACTACTAATTATTAACGGTCCAAACCTGAACCTCTTGGGCAAGCGCGAACCTGGTACTTATGGAAACAAAGATTTCGATAGTTTTTTCACCGAGTTGCAGGCGAACTTCCCGCAAGCGGAACTCGCTTATTATCAGAGCAACATCGAAGGAGAGCTGATTGGGAAGATCCAGAAAGCTGATGATGATTTTGACGGAATTATTCTGAATGCGGCCGCATATACCCATACTTCAGTAGGAATTGGCGATGCGATCAAAGCCATTCAAACTCCGGTGATCGAAGTGCATATTTCAAACACTTTTTCCCGGGAGGATTTCCGCCATAAATCCTTTATTTCCCCTGCTGCGAAAGGCGTGATCATTGGTTTCGGCCTCCAGAGTTACGAACTGGCAGTGCACAGTTTTCTGAAGGAATAG